One genomic window of Candidatus Nitrosopumilus sediminis includes the following:
- a CDS encoding GNAT family N-acetyltransferase produces MSEPIIRELKEEDLWNGFLKSLDTLKEASTIDKAKANTIFKKINSNPDHIIAVAEVDGKIVGSTTLLIESKFIHNGGLVGHIEDVVVDKDYQGQKIGEKIMKFLIEISKNRGCYKTILDCTDDVKPFYEKLGFRQVANELRLDNI; encoded by the coding sequence ATGAGTGAACCAATAATCAGAGAACTAAAAGAAGAAGATTTGTGGAATGGATTTCTAAAATCACTTGACACATTAAAAGAAGCAAGTACTATTGACAAAGCCAAAGCAAATACCATATTTAAAAAAATTAATTCTAACCCAGATCATATCATAGCAGTAGCAGAAGTGGATGGAAAAATCGTAGGTTCTACAACACTCCTCATAGAATCAAAATTTATCCATAATGGAGGGTTGGTCGGACATATAGAAGACGTAGTTGTAGATAAAGACTATCAGGGTCAAAAAATAGGTGAAAAAATTATGAAGTTTCTTATTGAAATTTCAAAAAATCGTGGCTGCTATAAGACAATTCTTGATTGCACAGATGATGTAAAACCGTTTTATGAAAAACTTGGATTCAGACAAGTAGCTAATGAATTAAGACTGGACAACATTTAG
- a CDS encoding thiamine-phosphate synthase family protein — MSHAINEFIEIKNIYKNIPECQTNFVYSKQRPKSTKDILGISGRIVKAGKEVIVAGNLSYGGSKHVATALLTVNKKFPQIYSAINIKFQNTTITKIKKSKLKISNYDRNQEPSNVKNNGSTIEWGIKNAIKNLKEPPDVIFHKGDFGKEPMIILFGETPKSILKKLLKISG; from the coding sequence TTGTCACATGCAATTAATGAATTTATAGAAATAAAAAATATCTACAAGAATATTCCTGAATGTCAAACAAATTTTGTCTATTCAAAACAAAGACCAAAATCAACAAAAGATATTTTGGGAATTTCTGGAAGGATTGTCAAGGCAGGAAAAGAAGTCATAGTTGCAGGTAATCTATCATATGGAGGTTCAAAACATGTTGCAACAGCATTATTAACAGTAAATAAAAAATTCCCACAGATATATTCTGCAATTAATATAAAATTTCAAAATACAACTATAACAAAAATAAAAAAATCAAAATTAAAAATTTCAAACTATGATAGAAATCAAGAGCCAAGCAATGTAAAAAATAATGGTTCAACCATCGAGTGGGGAATAAAAAATGCAATCAAAAATCTAAAAGAACCTCCAGATGTCATTTTTCATAAAGGGGATTTTGGAAAAGAACCAATGATCATTCTTTTTGGAGAGACACCAAAAAGTATTTTGAAAAAATTATTAAAAATTTCAGGATAG
- a CDS encoding nucleotidyltransferase family protein, with the protein MKAVILAGGLGTRLLPLTKNTPKPMLPLGEKPILEHLIDWNKKNGVKSIVLCVSHLRKTIEEYFGDGKKFGVSIEYAVSDKPLATAGQLKTAEGFIDDTFVCMYGDSIFDFSLKNMIKQHKAKKAFVTMGLDEFKTNLAYGVINTSRTGKVQSWNEKPEIKVNVNMGCYVMQPGIFSLIPKNKPYGMDDVIKKAINKKKLVSSFITKKGFTDIGNKESYKKANDEHIKKRGKH; encoded by the coding sequence GTGAAGGCAGTAATTTTAGCAGGAGGCTTAGGTACCAGATTACTTCCATTGACAAAAAATACTCCAAAACCAATGTTACCATTAGGTGAAAAACCAATTCTTGAGCATCTTATTGACTGGAATAAAAAGAATGGAGTTAAATCAATTGTTTTGTGTGTAAGCCATCTTAGAAAAACAATTGAAGAATATTTTGGAGACGGTAAAAAGTTTGGGGTAAGTATAGAGTATGCAGTTTCAGACAAGCCATTGGCTACTGCAGGGCAACTAAAAACTGCAGAAGGATTTATCGATGACACTTTTGTTTGTATGTATGGAGATTCAATTTTTGATTTCAGTCTTAAAAATATGATTAAACAACACAAAGCAAAAAAAGCATTTGTAACTATGGGTCTGGATGAATTCAAAACTAATTTGGCTTATGGAGTAATTAATACTTCAAGGACAGGTAAAGTTCAAAGTTGGAACGAAAAACCAGAAATCAAAGTAAATGTGAACATGGGTTGCTACGTCATGCAGCCAGGGATATTTAGTTTGATTCCAAAGAATAAACCATATGGAATGGACGACGTGATTAAAAAGGCCATAAACAAGAAGAAATTAGTCAGTAGTTTTATTACAAAAAAAGGATTCACAGATATCGGTAACAAAGAATCATACAAAAAAGCAAATGATGAACACATTAAAAAACGTGGAAAGCACTGA